A stretch of the Vitis riparia cultivar Riparia Gloire de Montpellier isolate 1030 chromosome 13, EGFV_Vit.rip_1.0, whole genome shotgun sequence genome encodes the following:
- the LOC117928989 gene encoding E3 ubiquitin-protein ligase WAV3: protein MGSAWRRAKLALGFNMCVYVPATAEEEDSAERLSDAALLSPAMPMTPTPSSGGLRLSKSASRSSKKTCAICLTSMKRGHGQAIFTAECSHSFHFHCITSNVKHGSQICPVCRAKWKEIPFEGPNLDPPPRRARINPVDWHQNNDLMTIIRRIPPPRLDSNRNIMALHQASEPGVFNDDESLDHQPVPAERNASSGNAADNNPVRTVEIKTYPEVSAAPRSKSYDNFTVLVHLKAAVANTGQNLQRNMSNSPLNSHNPRAPVDLVTVLDISGSMAGTKLALLKRAMGFVIQNLGSSDRLSVIAFSSTARRLFPLRRMTDAGRQQALQAVNSLVANGGTNIAEGLRKGAKVMEDRKERNPVSSIILLSDGQDTYTVNGSSGNQPQPNYQLLLPLSMHGSQNTGFQIPVHSFGFGTDHDASSMHTISEISGGTFSFIETESVIQDAFAQCIGGLLSVVVQELQVGVECVDPSLRLGSLKAGSYPSHVMGDARTGSIDVGDLYADEERDFLVSVKVPAELSGSKTSLIKVRCVYKDPLTKEMATLESEEVRIERPETVGQEVVSIEVDRQRNRLQAAEAMVQARAAAEQGDLAGAVSILESCRKALSDTVSAKSHDRLCVALDAELKEMQERMASRHVYEASGRAYILSGLSSHSWQRATARGDSTDGSSLVQAYQTPSMAEMLTRSQATLLGSPSAQRLIRPVWSCTSQPKPR, encoded by the exons ATGGGGAGTGCGTGGAGGAGGGCGAAGCTGGCACTTGGGTTCAATATGTGCGTCTATGTTCCCGCGACTGCGGAGGAAGAAGACTCCGCTGAGAGGTTGTCCGATGCGGCTTTGCTCTCGCCGGCGATGCCCATGACGCCTACGCCCTCGTCGGGCGGCTTGAGGCTATCCAAGAGCGCGAGCAGATCTTCCAAG AAAACCTGTGCGATATGTTTAACCTCAATGAAACGAGGGCATGGGCAAGCTATCTTCACTGCAGAATGCTCACATTCTTTCCATTTCCACTGCATTACTTCAAATGTGAAGCATGGCAGCCAAATTTGCCCGGTTTGCAGagcaaaatggaaagaaatccCCTTTGAGGGTCCCAATTTGGATCCTCCCCCTAGAAGGGCAAGAATTAACCCTGTGGATTGGCACCAAAATAATGATTTGATGACCATAATTCGCCGTATACCTCCCCCTCGTCTAGATTCTAATCGAAACATCATGGCACTGCATCAGGCCTCTGAGCCTGGTGTTTTCAATGATGATGAATCCTTAGATCACCAACCTGTGCCTGCAGAAAGAAACGCTTCAAGTGGCAATGCGGCAGATAACAACCCTGTTAGGACAGTAGAAATCAAAACATACCCAGAAGTTTCAGCTGCTCCACGGTCCAAATCTTATGATAACTTCACTGTTCTGGTTCATCTTAAAGCTGCTGTTGCAAATACAGGACAAAATCTTCAGAGAAACATGTCTAACTCGCCATTAAACTCTCATAATCCTCGAGCTCCAGTTGACCTAGTTACAGTGCTTGACATCAGTGGCAGCATGGCAGGTACAAAGCTCGCATTGCTAAAGCGAGCCATGGGCTTTGTGATACAGAACCTTGGCTCCAGTGACAGGCTGTCAGTTATTGCCTTCTCTTCCACCGCCCGCCGCCTCTTTCCTCTTCGCCGGATGACTGATGCAGGGCGTCAGCAGGCATTGCAAGCTGTTAACTCTTTGGTGGCAAATGGTGGAACCAACATAGCTGAAGGCCTGAGGAAGGGTGCCAAGGTAATGGAAGacagaaaggaaagaaatcCAGTCTCAAGTATTATACTGTTGTCTGATGGGCAGGATACTTACACTGTCAATGGCTCTAGTGGCAACCAACCACAACCAAATTATCAGTTGCTACTTCCTCTGTCTATGCATGGCAGTCAGAACACAGGGTTTCAAATTCCAGTGCATTCTTTTGGATTTGGGACAGATCATGATGCCTCATCAATGCACACGATTTCAGAAATTTCTGGTGGaaccttttctttcattgaGACTGAATCTGTGATCCAGGATGCATTTGCCCAATGCATTGGGGGCCTTCTGAGTGTTGTGGTTCAGGAGCTGCAAGTGGGAGTTGAGTGTGTGGACCCAAGTCTCCGCCTTGGCTCTTTAAAAGCAGGAAGTTACCCAAGCCACGTGATGGGTGATGCACGCACAGGGTCTATTGATGTTGGAGATTTGTATGCTGATGAAGAGAGGGATTTTCTGGTTTCAGTTAAAGTTCCAGCTGAGTTGTCCGGATCCAAGACCTCATTGATAAAGGTGAGATGTGTCTACAAAGATCCCCTAACGAAGGAAATGGCTACTTTGGAGAGTGAAGAAGTTAGGATTGAAAGACCTGAAACAGTTGGTCAGGAGGTGGTCTCAATAGAAGTGGACAGGCAACGCAACAGGCTCCAAGCAGCTGAGGCAATGGTACAGGCACGAGCTGCAGCTGAGCAGGGAGACCTAGCTGGTGCAGTTTCTATCCTTGAAAGCTGCCGTAAGGCATTATCAGATACAGTGTCAGCTAAATCTCATGATCGGCTCTGTGTGGCATTGGATGCTGAGCTCAAGGAGATGCAAGAGCGGATGGCAAGCAGGCATGTATATGAGGCATCAGGGAGGGCCTATATTCTGTCAGGATTGAGCTCACACTCATGGCAAAGAGCAACAGCAAGAGGTGACTCCACTGATGGTTCAAGTCTGGTTCAAGCTTACCAAACCCCATCAATGGCCGAGATGCTTACACGTTCTCAGGCTACCTTACTGGGCAGTCCATCAGCCCAGAGGCTTATTCGACCAGTATGGTCATGCACCTCACAGCCCAAGCCAAggtaa